The following are encoded together in the Cynocephalus volans isolate mCynVol1 chromosome 4, mCynVol1.pri, whole genome shotgun sequence genome:
- the LOC134376122 gene encoding histone H3.1-like has protein sequence MDHTKETAWNSTGGGKAPRKQLAAKGACQSAPATGGVMKPYRYRPGTVVLCEILRYQKSSDLLVRKPSFRRLMREVAQDFKTDLRFQMSAVMALQEACKSYLVGLFEDTNLCAIHVKRGTFLLRDIHLARRLCGTRL, from the coding sequence ATGGATCACACCAAGGAGACGGCGTGGAATTCGACCGGCGGCGGCAAGGCGCCGCGGAAGCAGCTGGCCGCGAAGGGAGCCTGCCAGAGCGCCCCGGCCACCGGCGGCGTGATGAAGCCGTACCGCTATCGGCCCGGCACGGTGGTGCTGTGCGAGATCCTCCGCTACCAGAAATCCAGCGACCTGTTGGTCCGCAAACCGTCGTTCCGGCGGCTGATGCGAGAGGTCGCGCAGGATTTCAAAACAGACCTGCGCTTTCAGATGTCGGCCGTGATGGCGCTCCAGGAGGCCTGCAAATCCTACTTGGTGGGGCTGTTTGAGGACACGAACCTGTGCGCCATCCACGTCAAGCGTGGCACCTTCCTGCTCAGAGACATACACCTGGCGCGCCGCCTCTGCGGAACGCGTTTATAG